A section of the Phacochoerus africanus isolate WHEZ1 chromosome 4, ROS_Pafr_v1, whole genome shotgun sequence genome encodes:
- the LOC125124182 gene encoding olfactory receptor 2T27-like, translated as MEWGNHSIYADFVLLGLFSNTCFPWLLFVFIFLVFVISVASNTIMIILIHVDSRLHTPMYFLLSQLSIMDILYISTIVPKMLVDQMVGQRAISLAGCTAQHFLYLTLAGAEFFLLGLMSYNCYIAICNPLRYPVLMSLKVCLLIVLLAWLGGSIDGFLLTPITMQFPFCSSREINHFFCEVPALLKLSCMDTSAYETSMYICCIMMLLIPFSVISASYTRILITVYRMNEAEGRRKAVATCSSHMVIVTLFYGAAMYTYVLPHSYHTPEQDKAVSAFYTILTPLLNPLIYSLRNKDVTGALQKALGSCLCSA; from the coding sequence ATGGAGTGGGGCAATCACTCCATATATGCAGACTTTGTACTCCTGGGCTTGTTCAGCAATACTTGTTTCCCTTGGcttctctttgtcttcatctTCCTGGTCTTTGTCATCTCCGTAGCCAGCAACACCATCATGATCATTCTCATCCATGTGGACTCACGCCTTCACACTCCCATGTATTTCCTGCTCAGCCAACTTTCCATAATGGACATCCTGTACATTTCCACCATTGTGCCCAAGATGCTGGTTGACCAGATGGTGGGCCAGAGGGCCATTTCCTTGGCAGGATGCACTGCCCAGCATTTCCTCTACTTGACCTTGGCAGGGGCTGAGTTCTTCCTTCTGGGACTCATGTCCTATAACTGCTACATTGCCATCTGCAACCCTCTGCGCTATCCTGTCCTTATGAGCCTCAAGGTCTGCTTGTTGATTGTGTTGTTGGCCTGGCTAGGAGGGTCCATAGATGGCTTCTTGCTTACACCAATCACCATGCAGTTCCCTTTCTGTTCTTCTCGGGAAATCAATCACTTTTTTTGTGAGGTACCTGCCCTTCTGAAGCTCTCCTGTATGGACACATCAGCCTATGAGACATCCATGTATATCTGCTGCATTATGATGCTTCTCATTCCTTTCTCTGTCATCTCAGCCTCTTACACAAGGATTCTCATCACTGTTTATAGGATGAATGAGGCAGAGGGGAGGCGAAAGGCAGTGGCCACTTGCTCCTCACATATGGTGATAGTCACCCTCTTTTATGGGGCCGCCATGTATACCTACGTTCTGCCTCACTCTTACCATACCCCTGAGCAGGACAAAGCTGTGTCTGCCTTCTACACTATCCTCACTCCCCTGCTCAACCCACTCATTTATAGCCTCAGAAACAAAGATGTCACAGGAGCCCTACAGAAAGCTCTGGGGAGCTGCTTGTGCTCAGCGTAA